Proteins found in one Fusarium oxysporum Fo47 chromosome V, complete sequence genomic segment:
- a CDS encoding fatty acid hydroxylase superfamily-domain-containing protein yields the protein MSQLWANIVATYDPFTIEFVGSGLIQILFWWIPSALFLLLDHVAPSFASKHKIQPPPKQPKGSEILDSIVISLRNQLIVIGLQLSLAFVATQRNMPSTFQITASLPSAKSFVSDFAICLVAREILFYYSHRLFHIPYLYRRIHKIHHKFTAPVAFASQYAHPIEHIVANTIPIVLPPILLRTHVLTMWAFVAWQLIETATVHSGFDFFGGAAYRHDRHHERFDVHFGGMPWLDWLHNTDERKRLEKKNK from the coding sequence ATGTCTCAACTCTGGGCTAATATAGTCGCTACCTATGATCCATTTACGATCGAGTTCGTAGGCAGCGGCCTCATCCAGATCCTCTTCTGGTGGATTCCTTCagctctttttcttctccttgatcatgTTGCCCCAAGCTTTGCGTCGAAACACAAGATACAGCCTCCACCAAAACAGCCCAAAGGGTCCGAGATTTTGGACTCTATCgtgatatccttgaggaATCAGCTCATAGTCATTGGACTGCAACTATCGCTAGCGTTTGTGGCGACGCAGCGAAATATGCCATCAACATTCCAGATCACAGCATCTCTGCCATCTGCGAAGAGCTTCGTGAGCGACTTCGCCATCTGCTTAGTTGCTCGAGAAATTCTCTTCTACTATTCCCATCGACTGTTTCACATACCATACCTCTACCGTCGCATCCATAAAATCCATCACAAGTTCACCGCACCAGTCGCCTTCGCCTCACAATATGCACATCCCATCGAGCATATTGTAGCCAACACAATTCCCATTGTCCTCCCGCCCATATTGCTCAGAACTCACGTCTTGACCATGTGGGCGTTTGTGGCTTGGCAACTCATCGAGACGGCAACCGTTCATAGTGGCTTCGACTTCTTTGGGGGCGCAGCCTATCGTCATGATCGTCATCATGAGCGTTTCGATGTTCACTTTGGAGGAATGCCTTGGTTGGATTGGCTTCATAACACCGACGAAAGAAAGAGATTAGAGAAGAAAAATAAGTGA
- a CDS encoding triose-phosphate transporter family-domain-containing protein has protein sequence MASQAIGLYMGAWVISSNSTILFNKWLIDTAGFKYPILLVSIHLIFASIVTQIMARMTTKLDSRHDLPKTWTFFLTTILPIGIVSSGSLVCSNLVYLHLSVALIQMLKAASPFTVLLVQWMFGLANPTRTQIINILIIVFGVAIASAGTLEFSFIGFFFQLGGLGFEAVRVVLIEVLLSRQGLKMDAMTGLYYSAPVVAVLNLLSAAIIELPHFNMADLHRVGFLVLLLNAAVAFTLSFTSMVLIGKTSSLVMSLSGIFKSLLLIGCSVIIWHTILTPVQLLGYTITLLALIYYSLGWEKLLAGYHAVSNWAFQDWSLSLKGKLGTGAGISPQAEMVLWIGYAVFCICVVTFALYIGH, from the exons ATGGCTTCCCAAGCAATAGGCCTGTATATGGG AGCATGGGTCATTTCGTCAAATTCGAcaatcttatttaataaatgGTTAATCGATACGGCTGGCTTTA AATATC CTATTTTATTGGTGTCAATACATCTTATTTTCGCCTCGATTGTCACACAGATTATGGCTCGCATGACAACGAAGCTCGATAGCCGCCATGATCTCCCTAAAACATGGACCTTCTTCCTGACAACAATTCTACCAATTGGCATTGTTTCATCGGGCTCCTTAGTTTGTTCCAACTTGGTCTATCTCCACCTCTCGGTTGCTCTTATTCAGATGCTCAAGGCGGCCTCCCCGTTCACTGTGCTCCTTGTCCAATGGATGTTTGGCCTCGCCAACCCAACACGGACCCAAATTATAAACATCCTCATAATCGTCTTTGGTGTTGCAATCGCCAGCGCTGGCACGTTAGAATTTTCCTTTATAGGATTCTTCTTTCAACTTGGTGGACTTGGATTCGAGGCTGTGAGAGTGGTCTTGATTGAGGTCCTGCTTAGCCGCCAAGGACTGAAAATGGATGCTATGACGGGTCTTTACTACTCTGCGCCCGTTGTTGCTGTATTGAACCTTTTGTCAGCGGCCATAATTGAGCTGCCCCATTTTAACATGGCTGACTTACATCGAGTTGgattcttggtgttgttgctgaatgctgctgttgctttTACTCTGAGCTTTACGAGTATGGTCTTG ATTGGCAAAACATCAAGCCTCGTGATGTCTCTATCAGGGATCTTTAAGAGCCTTCTCTTGATTGGCTGTTCTGTTATTATTTGGCACACAATACTTACGCCAGTTCAGTTATTAGGTTATACTATTACTCTACTTGCACTTATTTACTATTCATTGGGCTGGGAGAAACTTTTGGCAGGATACCACGCTGTTAGTAATTGGGCTTTTCAAGATTGGTCGTTATCTCTTAAGGGCAAATTAGGTACTGGGGCAGGTATCTCACCACAGGCTGAAATGGTCTTATGGATTGGCTATGCAGTATTTTGTATTTGTGTGGTTACTTTTGCTTTATATATAGGTCATTAA
- a CDS encoding CoA-transferase family III domain-containing protein has product MSNYSIFTEATRILNEVLLQDPRLQLPDSFVKAAERVKFVGEDDQPFVLTPLKITESSAALNALVATAANVVAAERYSINYQNVEINTDLATLFLESVLLPTIGGKHFMQNNKMLAELAKMDIHQMSKPIRRYATNVYRTKDGRWYHLHGSMNALPTMEMLGVEDSDVSTEEAFETYAKKVAQWDSKDIEKVANEKYKQAGVVCYTPEEFFASEHGKVMSEEPLWTSTRVPAPKKPWPEARDSESYSPLAGIRVLDLSRVIAAPAVSKILSVLGADVIRVSCSRLPEYAATMPDLQTGKRDVDIDLKTIEGRQTLSELLKEADVLVDGYRPGALAKLGFDSKSLRELSPSLIYMRENCYGFKGPLSYRSGWQQISDCLVGLSYLQGKFLGLDEAVVPLFPNSDYQTGLVGAAAAVQALLARTKEDVTFDIDISLTQYNIWYYRLGLYSEDQQKTLRSRDLQFNPRHYDDMSALVGKTHQSLQKIRPEMFKHPGYFWDMSGKEYGLDGDFKMLAPAFKFDKSSIGWKVPTGRRGRSKAEWVL; this is encoded by the exons ATGTCGAATTACTCCATTTTCACCGAAGCTACTCGAATCCTAAATGAAGTTCTCCTTCAGGATCCCAGATTACAACTTCCAGACTCTTTCGTCAAAGCCGCCGAGAGAGTCAAGTTCGTTGGAGAAGACGACCAACCTTTCGTCCTCACGCCTCTCAAGATCACGGAGTCGAGCGCTGCCTTAAACGCTCTCGTAGCCACAGCTGCAAATGTTGTCGCAGCAGAGCGTTATAGCATCAACTACCAGAATGTTGAAATCAACACGGACCTTGCAACCCTGTTCCTTGAATCAGTGCTACTACCCACCATTGGTGGCAAGCACTTTATGCAGAACAACAAAATGCTAGCAGAGCTTGCCAAGATGGACATCCATCAGATGAGCAAGCCAATCAGGCGATATGCGACAAATGTTTATCGAACCAAAGACGGAAGATGGTATCATCTGCATGGATCTATGAACGCTTTGCCCACGATGGAGATGTTGGGTGTTGAGGATAGTGATGTCAGCACTGAAGAAGCCTTCGAGACCTACGCGAAAAAAGTTGCACAATGGGACTCTAAGGATATTGAGAAGGTCGCCAATGAGAAGTACAAGCAAGCTGGTGTAGTTTGTTATACGCCTGAGGAATTCTTCGCAAGCGAGCATGGCAAGGTCATGTCGGAGGAACCCTTATGGACATCGACTCGCGTGCCAGCACCGAAGAAGCCTTGGCCCGAAGCCAGAGACAGTGAGAGCTATAGCCCACTCGCCGGCATCAGAGTCTTGGACTTATCTCGTGTCATCGCAGCTCCAGCAGTATCCAAGATCCTCAGTGTTCTTGGGGCCGATGTCATCCGTGTCTCCTGCAGCAGGTTACCCGAGTATGCAGCAACGATGCCGGATCTTCAGACTGGCAAGAGAGACGTTGACATTGATCTTAAGACAATCGAGGGACGACAAACGCTTTCtgagcttctcaaagaggctgatgttcttgttgatggatACCGTCCTGGTGCCTTGGCGAAACTAGGCTTTGACTCCAAGTCTTTGCGTGAGTTGAGCCCAAGTCTGATCTATATGAGGGAGAATTGTTATGGTTTCAAGGGGCCGCTCTCGTACCGCTCGGGATGGCAGCAGATTAGTGACTGTTTGGTTGGGCTGTCATACTTACAGGGCAAGTTTCTTGGTCTCGACGAGGCTGTTGTTCCACTGTTCC CCAACTCGGACTATCAGACCGGATTGGTTGGAGCCGCGGCTGCTGTCCAAGCATTGTTAGCCCGCACCAAAGAAGATGTAACCTTCGACATCGATATCAGCCTCACGCAGTATAACATCTGGTATTATCGTCTCGGCTTGTACTCTGAGGACCAACAGAAGACCTTAAGAAGCCGGGACTTGCAGTTCAACCCTCGCCATTACGATGATATGAGTGCGCTCGTTGGGAAGACGCATCAATCCTTACAGAAAATTCGCCCGGAAATGTTTAAGCATCCTGGGTACTTTTGGGACATGAGTGGCAAGGAATACGGGCTGGATGGGGACTTCAAAATGCTGGCACCCGCGTTCAAGTTTGACAAGTCAAGTATTGGCTGGAAAGTTCCGACTGGACGTAGAGGGAGGTCGAAGGCTGAGTGGGTATTGTAA
- a CDS encoding chaperonin 10-like protein — MVDAAADEPCHRVATVVRSDNDFQFKINSLPIPKLQPWEVLVKLSATGVCGTDMALAGGYLGPCREVLGHEGVGRVVQVGSGVDPGSVKIGDRVGIAWVRDVCGRCNCCREPGGEVRCLEQQNSGRKWDGTFAEHCIVPSRYVLTIPESDELPDELVAPTLCGGVTAYKALKACGATPGEWVAIVGAGGGVGGLGIQYAKAMGFRVAAVDIGPAKDSCIKMGADAYFDGASPATPAGLRKLTPNEAGAKAVIVTAGSGRAYQNALDLVAVFGTLVCVGIPPPDQAMSLHPLTLIDRGINLLGTLVGTRTETLEALEFVRRGVVKPIVESLNFDELDNLVNRFSKTSGKLVIQFKS; from the exons ATGGTAGATGCCGCAGCTGACGAGCCCTGCCATCGGGTAGCTACCGTGGTT CGCTCAGATAATGATTTTcagttcaagatcaactcTCTTCCCATCCCCAAGCTTCAGCCTTGGGAAGTGCTCGTCAAACTATCTGCAACTGGTGTCTGCGGCACTGATATGGCCCTTGCAGGTGGCTACCTCGGTCCATGCCGTGAGGTTCTTGGCCATGAGGGCGTGGGACGCGTGGTTCAAGTTGGCTCTGGTGTAGATCCCGGTTCTGTCAAGATTGGGGATAGAGTTGGCATCGCTTGGGTCAGAGACGTCTGCGGTCGATGCAATTGTTGTCGTGAGCCTGGCGGCGAAGTCCGTTGTCTAGAGCAGCAGAATTCTGGACGAAAATGGGATGGAACATTCGCCGAACACTGCATTGTACCAAGTCGTTATGTGCTCACAATTCCGGAGTCGGATGAGCTCCCAGATGAACTGGTTGCACCGACATTGTGTGGCGGCGTTACTGCATATAAAGCCCTCAAGGCTTGTGGAGCGACACCGGGAGAATGGGTTGCTATAGTCGGAGCTGGCGGTGGTGTTGGGGGTTTGGGGATTCAGTATGCGAAGGCCATGGGATTCcgtgttgctgctgttgataTCGGGCCCGCAAAAGATTCCTGTATCAAGATGGGAGCTGATGCATACTTTGACGGAGCATCGCCTGCTACACCAGCGGGATTGAGGAAGCTTACTCCCAACGAAGCTGGAGCCAAGGCCGTTATTGTTACCGCAGGATCTGGTCGAGCTTATCAAAACGCTCTTGATCTAGTTGCAGTGTTTGGTACTCTGGTCTGCGTTGGTATTCCTCCACCAGATCAAGCGATGAGTCTGCATCCTCTGACTCTCATTGACCGTGGCATTAACCTTTTGGGAACGTTGGTGGGAACACGGACTGAAACACTGGAAGCTCTCGAGTTCGTAAGGAGAGGCGTGGTGAAGCCCATTGTGGAGTCATTGAACTTCGATGAACTGGACAATCTGGTTAATCGGTTCTCCAAG ACATCGGGAAAACTGGTCATTCAATTCAAATCATAG
- a CDS encoding glycosyl transferase family 64 domain-containing protein, with protein sequence EMTPMPFDDSSEPSSISHYMRNCLPKKWRLLIVSVASFVVCMVFASMYGFDYSTFSVNDDTKSDWSGLHEYSSFHEAKKTCGPRDEVANMTIWNTVVDKTGHLMDDMFTIALQTYKRPGQLNKTLEHLTAYKTSSLYEIVVAWNDNTTQPPNDFVGKNHVPVRFRVSEENSLNQKFLPDPKYMTQGVLLSDDDWNFNHTDIDWVFQQWRRSGMNRLTGPFARCWYNNEHDEAMYSLCSGKPDKYHMALTGLAFTHLSFLEYYWSNDSLMEELRNYVDSKFNCEDIALNYVASMLTCEGPLQVLGLERLDHQTAKHGISTRPGHIQMRNR encoded by the exons GAGATGACGCCGATGCCCTTCGACGATTCCTCAGAACCATCATCCATCAGCCATTACATGAGAAATTGTCTACCTAAGAAATGGAGGCTACTCATTGTATCCGTTGCCAGCTTTGTCGTCTGCATGGTATTCGCTTCCATGTATGGATTTGACTACTCCACATTCAGTGTCAACGACGACACCAAGAGCGATTGGTCAGGACTTCATGAGTATTCGAGCTTTCACGAAGCGAAAAAGACGTGTGGTCCTCGGGATGAGGTTGCCAATATGACCATTTGGAACACAGTCGTCGACAAGACGGGACATCTCATGGATGACATGTTTAC GATCGCGCTTCAAACTTATAAACGACCCGGCCAGTTAAACAAAACCCTTGAGCATCTCACAGCATATAAGACGTCCTCCCTCTACGAAATCGTCGTTGCTTGGAACGATAACACGACACAACCCCCAAACGACTTCGTGGGCAAGAACCATGTTCCCGTCCGTTTCCGGGTCTCCGAAGAAAACAGTCTCAACCAAAAGTTCTTACCGGACCCTAAATACATGACCCAGGGTGTCCTGCTCTCTGACGATGACTGGAATTTTAATCACACTGATATTGACTGGGTATTCCAACAGTGGAGGCGATCGGGTATGAATCGTCTCACCGGCCCTTTTGCGCGCTGCTGGTACAATAACGAGCATGATGAAGCCATGTATAGCCTCTGTAGCGGCAAACCCGACAAGTACCATATGGCTCTCACAGGTCTAGCCTTTACGCACCTATCGTTTCTGGAGTATTACTGGTCCAACGATTCACTTATGGAGGAATTGCGGAATTACGTCGACTCGAAGTTTAACTGCGAAGATATTGCCCTTAACTACGTCGCAAGTATGTTAACATGCGAAGGACCGCTTCAGGTCTTAGGCCTGGAAAGGCTTGATCACCAAACTGCCAAGCATGGTATCAGTACTAGGCCTGGACATATTCAGATGAGAAACCGC
- a CDS encoding serine endopeptidase produces the protein MLSSLKRIAIAACIPLLVTASYPTAVIIEFDGTSQLDAEGLARAAAVSLSRVGLDCTVSRGYVFNHWSFRGASLNIDCNTDIVSTGSICSTMKLIEGVGNIWPVNTEKLPSLSPKRTGISETELHRRRYERNNQIKGLPRNNIINHRSVADLDTLSTHIDTGVARLRAENITGAGIRVAVLDGGFDLTVPGLNLTNVDYTHDMTDGGDYVQDECWFHGTHVLGIIGAKGDEVEYNVSGVAPDTTYKLFRIQPYDSSSTTQDARLGSLIDAADRGVDIITCSYASLGAWPEGKTYATDPWTSVADRIAANGTLVLFPAGNRGPEIFTGSSPADGDYLTAVGSVDNSVTPYYTWEATWSTVNSSAVGSFRIVPSSPFNFPNNTKLTVWAPDVPASDNCLPMPNRSSLPDDLSNVVVLSNYNQCWLDEWGGAHFLTEAFNISYDLYYPGQNNASTSDGPLFASSDFQNAKGVATVDYDTASLEISTNAVSNVSYKVNSLSGLLSSKFTGWGPIRRALSMPLFLAPGGNILSTLPQRFGGLGVLSGTSMSTPFGADVAALVKQKHPEYSADDIRNVIATTARPVKWNDAKGHTLEFLAPTFQQGGGLVDAWSAVHATTLLSTASLSFNDTAYRATNLTFSIKNIGKKSAKYRLSHIGAGSGYVLGESGYNLTKAEAYPVYADIHIHPTSLEIKPGSSATVSVSVIKKPDLSDSATRVSHFSGYVAIEAEGAANKLTLPYTGLGAPFLVLQAINRDTSILSGYNISNDATMSLTEESIFNCTLNTTMNSPVTFQDSFHPGVKVYLVVQSRDFALGIVDTNSAKEMFVMTRGSSEDPYLSGWTWYYDGTDANYFHLPAGRYHWRAKALKMTGDTEKKEDYDTWESGSWILRIVS, from the exons ATGTTATCCTCTCTGAAAAGAATTGCCATTGCGGCGTGTATCCCATTGTTGGTGACTGCTTCCTATCCTACCGCTGTCATTATTGAGTTCGATGGGACTTCTCAGTTG gatgccGAGGGCTTAGCGCGCGCCGCGGCGGTTTCTCTTTCCCGTGTTGGCCTGGACTGCACTGTATCACGAGGATATGTTTTCAACCATTGGAGTTTCCGAGGTGCATCCCTTAATATCGATTGCAATACCGATATCGTCTCTACTGGGTCAATCTGTTCTACCATGAAATTAATTGAAGGCGTGGGGAATATATGGCCAGTCAATACAGAGAAACTGCCTTCTCTTAGCCCCAAGAGGACAGGCATCTCGGAGACCGAATTGCACCGTCGACGCTACGAACGAAATAACCAAATAAAAGGCTTACCTCGTAACAATATTATTAATCACAGATCAGTAGCAGACTTAGATACTTTATCCACTCACATAGATACTGGAGTTGCAAGACTACGCGCCGAGAATATCACTGGTGCAGGTATACGAGTGGCTGTTCTTGACGGGGGGTTCGATCTCACTGTGCCAGGCTTGAACCTAACAAACGTCGACTACACACATGATATGACAGATGGTGGCGATTACGTACAAGACGAGTGCTGGTTTCACGGTACGCACGTTTTGGGGATTATAGGGGCCAAAGGTGACGAGGTCGAGTATAATGTCAGCGGCGTAGCACCTGATACGACGTATAAGCTATTCCGTATCCAGCCCTACGACTCGTCATCCACCACACAAGATGCGCGACTCGGTTCGTTAATTGATGCTGCGGATAGGGGCGTTGATATAATCACTTGCTCATATGCAAGCCTTGGCGCCTGGCCTGAGGGTAAGACATAT GCTACGGATCCCTGGACCTCTGTGGCAGATCGTATCGCGGCGAATGGCACACTCGTTCTTTTCCCGGCCGGTAATCGCGGACCGGAGATCTTCACCGGCAGCAGCCCAGCCGATGGTGACTATCTCACGGCTGTTGGATCCGTCGACAACTCCGTGACCCCATACTACACATGGGAGGCCACATGGTCTACTGTCAATAGTAGTGCAGTAGGCTCTTTTAGGATCGTTCCAAGCTCACCTTTCAACTTCCCAAACAACACAAAATTGACGGTCTGGGCACCCGACGTCCCTGCCTCAGACAACTGCCTACCAATGCCAAATAGGTCATCTCTACCTGATGATCTATCAAATGTCGTTGTcctttctaattataatcaGTGCTGGCTTGATGAATGGGGTGGGGCGCACTTCCTCACTGAAGCATTCAACATTTCCTATGATTTGTACTACCCAGGCCAAAATAACGCGAGCACCTCTGATGGCCCGCTTTTCGCTAGTTCTGACTTCCAAAACGCCAAAGGCGTCGCTACGGTTGATTATGACACAGCCTCCCTCGAGATCTCTACTAATGCAGTTTCCAATGTATCGTACAAAGTCAACAGCCTGTCAGGTCTGCTCAGCTCAAAATTTACGGGCTGGGGCCCTATCCGCCGGGCTCTGTCAATGCCTTTGTTCCTGGCCCCAGGAGGTAACATTCTTAGCACACTCCCACAGAGGTTTGGTGGTTTGGGTGTGCTTTCGG GTACTAGCATGTCTACCCCTTTTGGAGCCGATGTCGCCGCTCTTGTCAAGCAGAAACATCCTGAATACTCAGCTGACGATATCCGGAATGTGATTGCAACAACAGCACGCCCAGTCAAGTGGAATGATGCAAAGGGGCATACACTAGAATTCTTGGCACCAACCTTCCAGCAAGGTGGTGGCCTTGTCGACGCGTGGAGCGCTGTGCATGCCACCACCTTGCTGAGCACCGCTTCCTTGAGTTTCAACGATACTGCCTATCGTGCTACCAACCTTACTTTCAGCATTAAAAACATCGGTAAAAAGTCTGCCAAATACCGACTCAGCCATATCGGGGCTGGATCAGGCTACGTACTAGGAGAAAGTGGCTACAACCTAACAAAAGCCGAGGCTTACCCAGTCTATGCCGATATCCACATCCATCCCACATCTCTTGAGATCAAGCCCGGGTCTTCAGCCACCGTTTCAGTGTCTGTCATCAAAAAGCCTGATCTCTCTGATTCCGCCACTCGCGTCTCGCATTTCAGTGGTTATGTTGCCATCGAGGCTGAAGGGGCGGCTAACAAACTCACGCTGCCATACACCGGACTAGGAGCGCCCTTTCTTGTGTTACAGGCTATCAACCGAGACACTAGCATCCTGTCCGGATATAACATCTCAAATGACGCGACGATGTCACTGACTGAGGAAAGCATTTTCAACTGCACTTTAAACACGACTATGAATTCGCCAGTTACATTTCAAGACAGTTTTCACCCTGGCGTTAAGGTTTATCTTGTTGTTCAGAGTAGAGACTTCGCCCTTGGTATTGTAGATACTAATTCTGCCAAGGAGATGTTTGTGATGACACGTGGTTCATCTGAAGATCCTTATCTGTCGGGTTGGACATGGTACTATGATGGAACTGATGCAAATTACTTTCATTTACCGGCGGGAAGATATCACTGGCGGGCAAAGGCACTCAAGATGACGGGAGACACCGAGAAAAAGGAAGATTATGATACTTGGGAGAGTGGAAGTTGGATTCTTAGAATagtatcttaa
- a CDS encoding uncharacterized protein (of unknown function-domain containing protein), which yields MSSNNEWRAGEFGVRPVRVANCSGYHGDPAIEMYKQATLGDVDFITGDYLAEVNMANNAEAYARGQHPGYEATALKGLELSIDTIAEKRIKVAINGGALNPEGLAVKVAALVGEKGYSLKVAYVSGDNVLPKLGKHMPQDRENALAHLDSLNDHVTLTPETYIFAKGGDEPQEIVSANAYLGAHAIYEAFQHGADIIICGRASDASPVIACAWYWWSWSSTNYDELAGALVAGHLIECSAYVTGGNFAGFGAFDLENFVDPGFPIAEIAQDGSCVITKHEGTGGMVTVDTCKSQLVYELQGNVYINSDVKAYLEDIEMDQVGEDRVRVHGLRGAPPPDTTKLALFYKGGYEMQALFNATGHNFEQKFALLEKQVRFHLGEGKLNHLDFLEFQRIGVPAVNPANQNSGTVYLRIFAQSTKAEALQAIMMAIGNISLKHYSGFHSSLDFRSVMPRPYLAYYPALWQQAKLEEKFHFVNATGTTKSFKTTPPPRFEIMEKRASYDTKSPTPLDGGVLQVRLGSIALGRSGDKGANLNFGLFVDTQAKWDWLRSFMSRAKVQELLGEDWRPEFSIERVEFPRIFAVHFVVYGILGRGVSSSKRLDGFGKGFIDYFRDKVVEAPVSILQRSHI from the exons ATGTCCTCTAACAACGAATGGCGCGCGGGAGAATTCGGCGTCAGGCCTGTACGAGTGGCTAACTGTTCCGGTTACCATG GAGATCCAGCCATTGAGATGTATAAGCAGGCTACGTTGGGCGATGTTGACTTTATCACTGGTGACTACCTCGCTG AGGTCAACATGGCCAATAATGCGGAGGCATATGCGAGAGGACAACATCCAGGCTACGAGGCTACTGCATTGAAAGGCCTTGAACTTTCGATCGATACCATCGCAGAGAAGCGGATCAAAGTTGCCATCAATGGTGGAGCACTCAATCCTGAAGGTCTCGCTGTGAAAGTAGCAGCTTTG GTTGGCGAAAAAGGTTACAGTCTCAAGGTAGCCTATGTTTCCGGTGATAACGTGCTTCCCAAGCTCGGCAAACACATGCCGCAAGACAGAGAAAACGCGTTGGCTCATCTTGATTCTTTAAATGATCATGTTACTCTCACTCCTGAGACCTACATATTCGCCAAAGGCGGCGATGAACCTCAGGAAATAGTGTCTGCTAATGCCTATCTCGGTGCCCACGCCATATATGAAGCATTTCAACACGGTGCCGACATCATCATATGCGGCCGAGCTTCTGATGCCAGCCCCGTCATCGCCTGCGCATGGTACTGGTGGTCTTGGAGCAGCACCAACTACGATGAACTGGCTGGTGCCTTAGTCGCAGGACACTTGATTGAGTGCTCAGCCTATGTCACCGGCGGTAACTTTGCAGGCTTCGGCGcttttgatcttgagaactTTGTTGACCCTGGTTTCCCGATTGCTGAGATTGCGCAAGATGGCTCTTGTGTCATCACGAAGCATGAGGGTACCGGCGGTATGGTCACTGTTGATACGTGCAAGTCTCAGCTCGTTTATGAGTTGCAAGGCAATGTGTACATTAACAGTGATGTGAAAGCCTACTTGGAAGATATTGAGATGGACCAAGTTGGTGAAGACAG AGTTCGTGTTCACGGACTTCGCGGTGCGCCACCACCAGATACCACTAAGCTCGCACTCTTTTACAAAGGGGGCTACGAAATGCAGGCCTTGTTCAACGCAACGGGCCACAACTTTGAGCAAAAGTTTGCCCTTCTTGAAAAGCAAGTTCGCTTTCATCTTGGTGAAGGGAAGCTCAATCATCTCGActttctcgagtttcagAGGATTGGCGTTCCAGCTGTGAACCCTGCCAACCAAAACAGCGGTACCGTGTATCTCCGCATTTTCGCTCAGTCAACGAAGGCAGAAGCTCTTCAGGCGATTATGATGGCCATTGGAAACATCTCATTGAAGCATTACTCAG GGTTCCACAGCTCTTTGGACTTCCGCTCTGTTATGCCTCGTCCATATCTGGCATATTATCCAGCTCTTTGGCAGCAAGCCAAACTTGAGGAGAAGTTCCATTTTGTGAATGCAACTGGCACAACGAAATCTTTCAAGACTACACCTCCTCCTCGGTTTGAGATTATGGAAAAAAGGGCATCTTATGACACCAAATCACCAACGCCTCTTGACGGTGGAGTTCTTCAAGTGCGATTGGGTAGTATCGCCCTTGGCCGTTCTGGAGACAAGGGCGCCAATTTGAACTTTGGGCTGTTTGTTGACACGCAGGCCAAGTGGGACTGGCTGCGCTCATTCATGTCTCGAGCCAAGGTACAAGAGCTTTTGGGAGAAGACTGGCGTCCAGAGTTTTCCATTGAGCGTGTTGAGTTTCCCAGGATCTTTGCTGTGCATTTTGTTGTATATGGTATTCTTGGTCGTGGAGTCAGTAGCTCAAAGCGATTAGATGGGTTTGGAAAGGGTTTTATTGATTACTTTAGGGATAAGGTTGTTGAAGCGCCCGTCTCTATCTTGCAACGCAGCCATATCTAG